In Salinirussus salinus, the following proteins share a genomic window:
- the glmU gene encoding bifunctional sugar-1-phosphate nucleotidylyltransferase/acetyltransferase, with translation MQTVILAAGQGTRMRPLTDRRPKPMLPVADRPLMAHTADAAVAAGASELLLVVGYEADDVRAYFGDEYRGVPVAYAVQDEQRGTAHAVRAAREHLEGAFAVLNGDDIYDPASIERLFEAAPAVGTYEVDDPLPYGVFDITDGEVEGIVEKPDDPPSNRVNVGAYVFPAEAREWLDVEASERGEEEITDVLARVVDERSVRAVDVDRWMGVGRPWELLEANEWKLGELDRDLRGEVADTAELRGAVVVEEGATVEPGVVVEGPVLVRAGAHVGPNAYVRGHTLLGEGARVGNAVEVKNSVIMSGTAVPHLSYVGDSVLGRDVNFGAGTTVANLRHDDEPVRLTVKGERVSTGRRKFGVVVGDGAKTGIETTLNAGVTLSTDARVGPNATVTRDR, from the coding sequence ATGCAGACTGTGATCCTCGCCGCGGGCCAGGGGACCCGGATGCGGCCGCTGACCGACCGCCGCCCCAAGCCGATGCTCCCGGTGGCGGACCGGCCGCTGATGGCCCACACCGCCGACGCCGCCGTCGCGGCCGGCGCCTCCGAACTCCTCCTGGTCGTGGGTTACGAGGCCGACGACGTCCGCGCGTACTTCGGCGACGAGTACCGCGGCGTCCCCGTCGCCTACGCCGTCCAGGACGAACAACGGGGCACCGCCCACGCCGTCCGGGCGGCCCGCGAGCACCTGGAGGGTGCCTTCGCGGTGCTCAACGGCGACGACATCTACGACCCCGCCTCCATCGAACGGCTGTTCGAGGCCGCTCCCGCAGTCGGTACCTACGAGGTCGACGACCCCCTCCCCTACGGTGTCTTCGACATCACCGACGGGGAAGTCGAGGGGATCGTCGAGAAACCCGACGACCCCCCCTCGAACCGCGTCAACGTCGGCGCGTACGTCTTCCCCGCGGAGGCCCGCGAGTGGCTGGACGTCGAGGCCAGCGAACGTGGCGAGGAGGAGATCACCGACGTCCTCGCCCGAGTTGTCGACGAGCGGTCGGTCCGGGCGGTCGACGTCGACCGCTGGATGGGGGTGGGCCGGCCCTGGGAACTGCTGGAGGCGAACGAGTGGAAACTCGGCGAGCTCGACCGCGACCTCCGCGGTGAGGTGGCCGACACCGCGGAGCTGCGCGGGGCCGTGGTCGTCGAAGAGGGAGCGACTGTCGAGCCCGGCGTCGTCGTCGAGGGACCAGTGCTCGTGCGGGCTGGCGCGCACGTCGGCCCGAACGCCTACGTCCGCGGGCACACACTGCTGGGCGAGGGCGCCCGGGTGGGCAACGCCGTCGAGGTGAAAAACAGCGTCATCATGTCGGGGACCGCGGTGCCGCATCTCTCCTACGTGGGCGACAGCGTCCTCGGGCGGGACGTCAACTTCGGGGCGGGGACGACGGTGGCGAACCTCAGACACGACGACGAGCCGGTCCGGCTGACCGTGAAGGGCGAGCGGGTCTCGACCGGCCGCCGGAAGTTCGGCGTCGTCGTCGGCGACGGGGCGAAGACGGGCATCGAGACGACGCTGAACGCCGGCGTGACGCTCTCGACGGACGCCCGCGTCGGGCCCAACGCGACGGTGACGCGGGACCGGTAG
- a CDS encoding TIGR04053 family radical SAM/SPASM domain-containing protein, whose amino-acid sequence MYDDIDTDERPFVLIWELTQACELACKHCRAEADPERHPGELTTAEGKRLLDGAREFGDGQLVVLSGGDPLAREDAVELVEYGTDLGLRMTMTPSGTRSLTPARIAALADAGLRRMALSIDGGSPDAHDEFRQEAGSFAETVAAARAVREAGLPLQVNTTVCAETVGELPAIRGLVEELGAVLWSVFFLVPVGRGAVLDPISPERAESVMEWLYTVQREASFGVKTTEAPHYRRVALQRAADSGTGAAADSGGRPAPGQTGGSSGDGRADRTGRRTGVTAGDGFAFVSHTGELYPSGFLPESAGNVRETSVVECYRNADLFERLRDPDALRGKCGACPYRGVCGGSRSRAYAHTGDPLASDPLCAFVPEGYDGPLPDARERSRTGSGTGSAD is encoded by the coding sequence ATGTACGACGACATCGACACCGACGAGCGGCCCTTCGTGCTCATCTGGGAACTGACACAGGCCTGTGAACTCGCCTGCAAGCACTGTCGAGCCGAGGCCGACCCGGAACGCCACCCCGGCGAACTGACGACCGCGGAGGGCAAGCGCCTGCTCGATGGGGCCCGCGAGTTCGGTGACGGCCAGCTCGTGGTGCTCTCCGGGGGCGACCCGCTGGCTCGCGAGGACGCCGTCGAACTCGTCGAGTACGGGACCGACCTCGGGTTGCGGATGACGATGACTCCCAGCGGGACGCGCTCGCTCACCCCCGCTCGCATAGCGGCGCTCGCCGACGCCGGCCTCCGGCGGATGGCGCTGAGTATCGACGGCGGCTCCCCGGACGCTCACGACGAGTTCCGCCAGGAAGCCGGGAGTTTCGCGGAGACCGTCGCGGCCGCCCGCGCGGTCCGGGAGGCGGGTCTTCCCCTCCAGGTCAACACGACCGTCTGTGCCGAGACCGTCGGAGAACTGCCCGCTATCCGCGGGCTCGTCGAGGAGCTGGGCGCGGTGCTGTGGTCGGTGTTCTTCCTGGTACCCGTCGGGCGCGGGGCGGTCCTCGACCCTATCTCCCCGGAGCGCGCCGAGTCCGTCATGGAGTGGCTCTACACCGTCCAGCGGGAGGCTTCCTTCGGGGTCAAGACCACCGAGGCGCCCCACTACCGCCGGGTCGCGCTCCAGCGGGCGGCCGACAGCGGGACCGGGGCGGCCGCCGACTCGGGCGGCCGGCCGGCTCCCGGACAGACGGGCGGCAGCTCCGGGGACGGCCGTGCCGACCGGACCGGCCGCAGGACGGGGGTCACGGCCGGCGACGGCTTCGCGTTCGTAAGTCACACCGGCGAGCTCTACCCCTCGGGGTTTCTCCCCGAGTCCGCGGGGAACGTCCGCGAGACGAGCGTGGTCGAGTGCTACCGGAACGCCGACCTCTTCGAACGCCTGCGGGACCCGGACGCGCTCCGGGGCAAGTGTGGCGCCTGCCCCTACCGGGGCGTCTGTGGCGGGAGCCGGTCGCGGGCCTACGCCCACACCGGCGACCCCCTCGCGAGCGACCCGCTGTGTGCCTTCGTCCCGGAGGGGTACGACGGCCCGCTCCCCGACGCCCGGGAGAGGAGCCGAACAGGTTCGGGGACAGGCTCTGCCGACTGA
- a CDS encoding cupin domain-containing protein, translating into MELTALADLTETPHAEVFEHRDPRTVRLQLAEGESVPPHTHPGTDVVLHLLSGRLELSLDGETHDVAAGELVRFSGDREVSPRAVEPATAVLVFAPQ; encoded by the coding sequence ATGGAGCTCACCGCGCTCGCCGACCTGACCGAGACGCCCCACGCCGAGGTGTTCGAGCACCGCGACCCCCGGACCGTCCGGCTGCAACTGGCAGAGGGGGAGTCGGTCCCGCCTCACACGCACCCGGGGACGGACGTCGTGTTGCACCTGCTGTCGGGCCGGCTGGAGCTGTCGCTGGACGGTGAGACACACGACGTCGCGGCCGGCGAACTGGTCCGGTTCAGCGGCGACCGGGAGGTGTCGCCGCGGGCCGTCGAGCCGGCGACGGCGGTGCTCGTCTTCGCCCCGCAGTGA
- a CDS encoding DUF7838 family putative zinc beta-ribbon protein, giving the protein MELEAECPECGEQRTFYMAASTELHLGRKVKWRCPECGYGFVRIDGEVDTAAPATA; this is encoded by the coding sequence ATGGAACTGGAAGCGGAGTGCCCGGAGTGTGGCGAGCAGCGGACCTTCTACATGGCCGCGAGCACGGAACTCCACCTGGGCCGGAAGGTCAAGTGGCGCTGCCCCGAGTGTGGCTACGGGTTCGTGCGGATCGACGGGGAGGTCGACACCGCGGCGCCCGCGACCGCGTAG
- a CDS encoding ABC transporter substrate-binding protein: MLHPNAPLGQAQVSAWATGLSQLDASVEGSEVTQETEERATVEVTVSAQGQTQPVTLDMRTANGEWRVYSVAGF, from the coding sequence ATGCTCCACCCGAACGCGCCGCTGGGCCAGGCCCAGGTCAGCGCGTGGGCGACCGGCCTCAGCCAGCTCGACGCGAGCGTCGAGGGGTCGGAGGTGACCCAGGAGACCGAGGAGCGGGCGACCGTCGAGGTGACCGTGTCGGCACAGGGCCAGACACAGCCCGTGACTCTCGACATGCGGACGGCAAACGGGGAGTGGCGCGTCTACTCCGTCGCCGGCTTCTGA
- a CDS encoding cupin domain-containing protein, which yields MTVTTGRTLEADGQPVPGTGFEVDPEGDLAGLLAERTGPLNSHPTQPVWGAPLESPDGETLRSLSILGPGYEGPPEHYHEQSVERFDVRAGEPTFHLDGEPYRARPGETVTVETGQRHTFSVEGDELSYMVTDIHAPGRLRHVLPTLGGLAHDEGMDPEDVLQQVMVARRLSGNTVFTEPDPRVSRPLTRALEPVARLRGYRGAYEKYRQPAFWEAHVEQPDL from the coding sequence ATGACAGTCACCACCGGTCGCACGTTGGAGGCCGACGGCCAGCCGGTCCCGGGAACCGGCTTCGAGGTCGACCCCGAGGGCGACCTGGCGGGGCTGCTGGCCGAGCGGACGGGGCCGCTGAACTCCCACCCGACTCAGCCGGTCTGGGGCGCGCCCCTGGAGTCGCCCGACGGCGAGACGCTCCGCTCGCTGAGCATCCTCGGACCGGGTTACGAGGGGCCGCCCGAGCACTACCACGAGCAGAGCGTCGAGCGCTTCGACGTGCGGGCCGGCGAACCGACCTTCCACCTCGACGGCGAGCCCTACCGCGCCCGGCCGGGGGAGACGGTCACCGTCGAGACCGGCCAGCGCCACACCTTCTCGGTCGAAGGCGACGAGCTGAGCTACATGGTGACGGACATCCACGCGCCCGGGCGGCTCCGGCACGTCCTCCCGACGCTCGGCGGACTCGCTCACGACGAGGGGATGGACCCGGAGGACGTCCTCCAGCAGGTGATGGTCGCCCGGCGGCTCTCCGGGAACACCGTCTTCACCGAGCCCGACCCGCGCGTGTCGCGGCCGCTGACGCGGGCGCTGGAGCCGGTCGCCCGCCTGCGGGGGTACCGGGGCGCCTACGAGAAGTACCGTCAGCCGGCCTTCTGGGAGGCTCACGTCGAACAGCCCGACCTCTAG
- the gcvPB gene encoding aminomethyl-transferring glycine dehydrogenase subunit GcvPB, whose amino-acid sequence MRYDQARWAEDDRYEPLLSEKDTTEVDVGGEDSPLPDDLTRDSLELPGLAEPELARHYTRLSQMNYGVESGPFPLGSCTMKYNPKFTEDVAALPDAAVHPDRPAEHAQGTLAVLAGLQDYLARIGGMDAVSLQPPAGAAGEFAGILVARAYHEHRGDERSEVIVPESAHGTNFASAAMAGFDVVELPGAEDGRVDLDALEAAVGEETAALMLTNPNTLGLFERDIEEIARTVHDAGGLLYYDGANLNALLGRARPGDMGFDIMHYNVHKTFATPHGGGGPGAGPIGVVEDLAPFLPTPRVRETDHGSGGGDAPDYELFEPEHTIGKVHGFEGNWPVLLKAYAYIARLGDGGLRDASAKAVLNANYLAEQVDYDVPFGPFHHEFVASAGDQDAADVAKRMLDYGVHPPTTKWPEIVPEALMTEPTEAESKRTLDQLAEAFNAVAGEDDATLEAAPERPAARRVDQVGAAREPRLSWQALRGGE is encoded by the coding sequence ATGAGATACGACCAGGCCCGGTGGGCCGAGGACGACCGCTATGAACCCCTCCTTTCCGAGAAGGACACTACGGAGGTCGACGTGGGTGGGGAGGATTCGCCGCTGCCCGACGACCTCACCCGCGATTCGCTGGAGCTACCCGGCCTCGCGGAGCCGGAACTCGCGCGTCACTACACCCGTCTCTCGCAGATGAACTACGGGGTCGAGAGCGGTCCGTTCCCGCTGGGCTCCTGTACCATGAAGTACAACCCCAAGTTCACCGAGGACGTGGCCGCGCTGCCCGACGCGGCGGTCCACCCGGACCGCCCGGCCGAACACGCCCAGGGGACGCTGGCGGTGCTCGCGGGCCTGCAGGACTACCTGGCGCGGATCGGCGGGATGGACGCCGTCTCGCTGCAGCCGCCGGCGGGCGCGGCCGGGGAGTTCGCGGGCATCCTGGTCGCCCGGGCCTACCACGAGCACCGCGGCGACGAGCGGTCGGAGGTCATCGTCCCTGAGAGCGCCCACGGGACCAACTTCGCCAGCGCCGCTATGGCCGGCTTCGACGTCGTGGAGCTCCCCGGTGCGGAGGACGGTCGCGTGGACCTGGACGCCCTGGAGGCGGCGGTCGGCGAGGAGACGGCGGCGCTGATGCTCACCAACCCCAACACTCTCGGACTCTTCGAGCGCGACATCGAGGAGATCGCCAGGACCGTCCACGACGCCGGCGGCCTGCTCTACTACGACGGGGCCAACCTCAACGCCCTGCTGGGGCGGGCTCGTCCGGGCGACATGGGTTTCGACATCATGCACTACAACGTCCACAAGACCTTCGCGACGCCCCACGGCGGCGGCGGCCCGGGCGCCGGCCCCATCGGCGTCGTCGAGGACCTCGCTCCCTTCCTGCCGACACCCCGCGTTCGGGAGACGGACCACGGGTCCGGGGGCGGGGACGCCCCCGACTACGAGCTGTTCGAGCCCGAGCACACGATAGGGAAGGTCCACGGCTTCGAGGGGAACTGGCCGGTCCTGCTGAAGGCCTACGCCTACATCGCGCGGCTGGGCGACGGGGGGCTGCGCGACGCCAGCGCCAAGGCCGTCCTGAATGCCAACTACCTCGCCGAGCAGGTCGACTACGATGTCCCCTTCGGCCCCTTCCACCACGAGTTCGTCGCCAGCGCCGGCGACCAGGACGCCGCCGACGTGGCCAAGCGGATGCTCGATTACGGCGTCCACCCGCCGACGACCAAGTGGCCCGAGATCGTTCCCGAGGCGCTGATGACCGAGCCGACAGAGGCCGAGAGCAAGCGCACCCTCGACCAGCTCGCCGAAGCGTTCAACGCCGTCGCCGGCGAGGACGACGCCACCCTCGAAGCCGCGCCCGAGCGGCCGGCGGCCCGCCGGGTCGACCAGGTCGGAGCCGCCCGCGAGCCCCGGCTCTCCTGGCAGGCACTCCGGGGCGGGGAGTGA
- a CDS encoding PAS domain S-box protein, producing MSQAVLHIRPQSVGPSLSDSFPLVVTAATWDGALTVLADTDVECVVVDGALDGAADVLERLAARTPELPVVATTATPDPAFALVAAETGAEYYPRTGEGSLADRIRDGSGGAPGPGSDAASPPGDDADGAAEGVADGAGAARATDSSLPADSGAFEAIANSTSEAILTIDADSTIVYANDGVETVTGHTPEQLLGESLTTLIPERFHDAHHRGVETYLAEGERTIDWSGVELPVRHAEGHEVHARISFGEFERDGEVYFTGLVRDITDRVERERDLEETKTRLELALEGAGSGVFDWAVDDGEIRLEGPAVEFAGLGEGRATVTPAEFVGMIHPEDRDAVRGAAERARRGGRLAVTCRVTTGEETRWVEIQGEPADDDHDRVVGVVHDVTDRERARREQERNQEALRSLQALASDPSLSLDERVDRALEAGSERLGLNVAFLTDIDPEADELRVTHARGDHPGVQAGVEAPLSRAYCRRTVDGPGLTEHADVPVELGTDPAYEDTGLACYLGARITVDDELRGTLCFADTDPRVEFSEGERTFIELLAEWVSHELERERREAELAAARERAERVFERIDDAFFALDTDWEFTYINGRAEAVLDVTAEAVLGERVWDVFEAAVDTQFEREYRRAMEDQEPTSFESYYPPLDLWFEVSAYPAPDGLSVYFRDITERKRYREALANLHDTTRSLMAASTVEDVIEVAVTAAEETLGYDAGVRLYDEETDSLWLATLGEGTGNRVEAADRPTYVPGEGGAGLAFDHGETVRREGEAVDVEEYEAAVYAPLGEHGTMSIGAPEADAFTEYTQPLVELLASNVAAALDRVERESELRTYETVLESVQDMVYVCGSDGRLTYVTEPLAAWLGRDRDDLVGTPLADVLAAPDRAVSQAVDRLRAGDADSASAETALRSADGEQLPVTIDLSLYPGEGFAGTVGVVRDRSELLATERALQSERERFSYLFDSLSDAVVDVVLEDGRQVVESVNDAFEEVFGYDAAAVVGEDLDSYLLREGEEPVDLPEALATGVEGEAGEAGRSFTAEVRRQTADGPADFLFRGVPFADADGTTHVLGIYTDITEQKRRERRLEVLNRVLRHNLRNDLAVILGYVEHLAATLDGEEATLAEKAAAKATEVADVADRAREIEKVAGADDRVPRRLRALVEDGVGRVTVPGDATVTTEVDEGVEVRADERLTLVVTHLVENAIEHNDGPATVRVSGGETETGVTVAVADDGPGLPDAEWAVVAGETPLTQLSHASGLGLWLMRWVVEAYGGRFERAESELGGTVVRLHLPA from the coding sequence ATGAGTCAGGCAGTCCTCCACATCCGTCCGCAATCAGTCGGTCCTTCGCTCTCTGACTCGTTCCCGCTGGTCGTCACTGCGGCGACCTGGGACGGGGCGCTGACGGTGCTCGCGGACACCGACGTGGAGTGTGTCGTCGTCGACGGGGCGCTCGACGGGGCCGCCGACGTTCTCGAACGGCTCGCCGCCCGCACGCCGGAGTTGCCGGTCGTCGCCACCACCGCAACCCCCGACCCGGCTTTCGCCCTGGTGGCTGCCGAGACCGGTGCCGAGTACTATCCACGGACGGGCGAGGGGAGCCTCGCCGACCGGATCCGGGATGGCTCCGGAGGGGCGCCCGGGCCCGGCTCCGACGCCGCCAGCCCTCCCGGCGACGACGCGGACGGCGCGGCCGAAGGGGTCGCGGACGGCGCGGGGGCGGCGCGGGCGACCGACTCCTCGCTGCCCGCCGACAGCGGGGCCTTCGAGGCCATCGCCAACAGCACCTCCGAGGCGATCCTGACGATCGACGCCGACAGCACCATCGTCTACGCGAACGACGGCGTCGAGACGGTCACCGGCCACACTCCCGAGCAGCTGCTGGGGGAGTCGCTGACGACGCTGATCCCCGAGCGGTTCCACGACGCCCACCACCGGGGCGTCGAGACGTACCTCGCGGAGGGCGAGCGCACCATCGACTGGAGCGGGGTCGAACTCCCGGTGCGTCACGCCGAGGGCCACGAGGTCCACGCGCGGATCTCCTTCGGCGAGTTCGAGCGCGACGGGGAGGTCTACTTCACAGGGCTGGTCCGGGACATCACCGACCGGGTCGAGCGCGAGCGCGACCTCGAGGAGACGAAAACCCGGCTGGAGCTGGCCCTCGAAGGGGCGGGGTCGGGCGTCTTCGACTGGGCGGTCGACGACGGCGAGATCCGCCTCGAGGGGCCGGCCGTCGAGTTCGCGGGGCTTGGCGAGGGGCGGGCGACGGTCACGCCCGCGGAGTTCGTCGGGATGATCCACCCCGAGGACAGAGACGCCGTCCGGGGGGCCGCCGAGCGGGCCCGCCGGGGTGGCCGGCTGGCGGTCACCTGCCGGGTGACCACCGGTGAGGAGACCCGGTGGGTGGAGATACAGGGCGAACCCGCCGACGACGACCACGACCGGGTGGTCGGCGTGGTCCACGACGTCACCGACCGCGAGCGCGCCCGCCGGGAGCAGGAGCGCAATCAGGAGGCGCTGCGCTCGCTGCAGGCGCTGGCGTCCGACCCCTCCCTCTCCCTCGACGAGCGGGTTGACCGCGCCCTGGAGGCCGGCAGCGAGCGGCTCGGGCTGAACGTGGCCTTCCTCACCGACATCGACCCCGAGGCCGACGAACTCCGGGTCACCCACGCCCGCGGCGACCACCCCGGGGTCCAGGCCGGCGTCGAGGCCCCGCTCTCGCGGGCGTACTGCCGCCGGACCGTCGACGGGCCCGGGCTGACCGAACACGCCGACGTCCCGGTCGAGCTGGGTACCGACCCGGCCTACGAGGACACCGGGCTGGCGTGCTACCTCGGCGCGCGTATCACTGTCGACGACGAACTCCGCGGGACGCTCTGTTTCGCCGACACCGACCCGCGCGTGGAGTTCTCGGAGGGCGAGCGGACCTTCATCGAGCTGCTCGCGGAGTGGGTGAGCCACGAGCTCGAACGCGAACGACGCGAGGCCGAACTCGCCGCGGCCCGGGAGCGCGCCGAGCGGGTGTTCGAGCGGATCGACGACGCCTTCTTCGCGCTCGACACCGACTGGGAGTTCACCTACATCAACGGCCGCGCCGAAGCGGTGCTCGACGTCACCGCCGAGGCGGTGCTCGGGGAGCGCGTCTGGGACGTCTTCGAGGCGGCTGTCGACACCCAGTTCGAGCGGGAGTACCGGCGGGCCATGGAGGACCAGGAACCGACCAGCTTCGAGTCGTACTACCCGCCGCTCGACCTGTGGTTCGAGGTCAGCGCCTACCCCGCCCCCGACGGGCTGTCGGTCTACTTCCGTGATATCACCGAGCGGAAACGCTACCGCGAGGCGCTGGCGAACCTCCACGACACCACCCGGTCGCTGATGGCCGCCTCGACGGTCGAGGACGTGATCGAGGTCGCAGTCACCGCCGCCGAGGAGACGCTTGGCTACGACGCCGGCGTCCGGCTGTACGACGAGGAGACCGACAGCCTGTGGCTGGCGACGCTCGGCGAGGGGACGGGCAACCGGGTCGAGGCGGCCGACCGGCCGACCTACGTACCCGGCGAGGGCGGCGCGGGGCTGGCCTTCGACCACGGCGAGACCGTCCGCCGCGAGGGCGAGGCCGTCGACGTCGAGGAGTACGAGGCAGCGGTCTACGCGCCGCTGGGGGAGCACGGGACGATGAGCATCGGTGCGCCCGAGGCCGACGCCTTCACCGAGTACACCCAGCCGCTGGTGGAGCTGCTGGCCTCGAACGTCGCGGCGGCGCTCGACCGCGTCGAACGCGAGTCCGAGCTTCGCACCTACGAGACGGTCCTGGAGAGCGTCCAGGATATGGTCTACGTCTGCGGGTCGGACGGGCGGCTCACCTACGTGACCGAGCCGCTCGCGGCGTGGCTGGGCCGCGACCGCGACGACCTGGTCGGGACGCCGCTGGCCGACGTGCTGGCGGCTCCCGACCGGGCGGTCAGCCAGGCGGTCGACCGGCTCCGGGCCGGCGACGCCGACAGTGCGAGCGCCGAGACGGCGCTCCGGTCGGCGGACGGCGAGCAGCTCCCGGTGACCATCGACCTCTCGCTGTACCCCGGCGAGGGGTTCGCGGGGACGGTCGGCGTGGTCCGGGACCGCTCGGAGCTGCTGGCGACCGAACGCGCGCTCCAGTCCGAACGCGAGCGCTTCAGCTACCTCTTCGATAGTCTCTCGGACGCGGTCGTCGACGTCGTCCTGGAGGACGGACGGCAGGTCGTCGAGTCGGTCAACGACGCCTTCGAGGAGGTGTTCGGCTACGACGCCGCGGCGGTCGTCGGCGAGGACCTGGACAGCTACCTCCTCCGCGAGGGGGAGGAGCCGGTCGACCTCCCCGAGGCGCTCGCGACCGGGGTCGAGGGCGAGGCCGGCGAGGCGGGCCGGTCGTTCACCGCGGAGGTCCGCCGGCAGACCGCCGACGGGCCCGCCGACTTCCTCTTTCGCGGGGTGCCATTCGCCGACGCCGACGGCACCACCCACGTGCTTGGCATCTACACCGACATCACCGAACAGAAGCGCCGCGAGCGCCGGCTGGAGGTGCTCAACCGCGTCCTCAGACACAACCTCCGGAACGACCTGGCGGTCATCCTCGGCTACGTCGAACACCTGGCGGCGACCCTGGACGGGGAGGAGGCGACCCTGGCCGAGAAGGCAGCCGCGAAGGCGACGGAAGTCGCGGACGTGGCCGACCGGGCCCGCGAGATCGAGAAGGTCGCCGGGGCCGACGACCGGGTCCCCCGGAGGCTTCGGGCGCTGGTCGAGGACGGAGTCGGCCGGGTCACGGTCCCCGGAGACGCGACCGTCACGACCGAAGTCGACGAGGGAGTCGAGGTCCGGGCCGACGAACGGCTGACGCTGGTGGTCACCCACCTCGTCGAGAACGCCATCGAGCACAACGACGGCCCGGCGACGGTCCGCGTGTCCGGCGGCGAGACGGAGACGGGGGTGACGGTCGCGGTCGCCGACGACGGCCCGGGGCTACCCGACGCGGAGTGGGCCGTCGTCGCCGGGGAGACGCCGCTGACGCAGCTCTCCCACGCCAGCGGGCTCGGGCTCTGGCTGATGCGGTGGGTCGTCGAGGCGTACGGCGGCCGGTTCGAGCGCGCCGAGAGCGAGCTGGGCGGGACTGTCGTCCGGCTCCACCTGCCGGCCTGA
- a CDS encoding DUF7576 family protein, whose protein sequence is MVDPTSDVAEDISEEEAPDCATCGATVLDTPRHRVVTWVEDGEVRTAHFCDDDCRMEWDGSVES, encoded by the coding sequence ATGGTCGATCCGACTTCGGACGTCGCCGAAGATATCTCCGAGGAGGAGGCGCCGGACTGTGCGACGTGTGGGGCGACGGTTCTCGACACTCCCCGACACCGCGTGGTCACGTGGGTCGAGGACGGCGAGGTCCGGACCGCACACTTCTGTGACGACGACTGCCGGATGGAGTGGGACGGCTCCGTCGAGTCCTGA
- a CDS encoding ribonuclease H-like domain-containing protein, producing MRAENSFIPVSGVGETTERRLWRSGVRTWDEFDGEVPGPADAEAVYSFIDRARDRLAAGDADFFASAFPSGEQWRFYENFRDGACFLDIETTGLSEQRDDVTVVSLHRAGSTTTLVRERGLTAEALADELADAGLLVTYNGKRFDVPFLEESFDLGLDLPHLDLMYPCRRLDLTGGLKQVEQEVGIDRDRPDLSGRDAVRLWHEYERGREEALETLVSYNRDDTANLERLVDVVTDRLHEDVFEPAAADR from the coding sequence ATGCGAGCGGAGAACAGCTTCATCCCGGTATCGGGGGTCGGCGAGACCACCGAGCGGAGGCTCTGGCGGTCGGGCGTACGGACCTGGGACGAGTTCGACGGCGAGGTACCCGGCCCGGCCGACGCCGAGGCAGTCTACTCCTTTATCGACCGCGCCCGTGACCGGCTCGCGGCCGGCGACGCCGACTTCTTCGCCTCGGCGTTTCCCTCGGGCGAGCAGTGGCGCTTCTACGAGAACTTCCGGGACGGGGCCTGCTTTCTCGACATCGAGACGACCGGGCTGAGCGAGCAGCGCGACGACGTGACCGTCGTCAGCCTCCACCGTGCGGGCTCGACGACCACGCTCGTGCGCGAGCGGGGGCTGACCGCGGAGGCGCTCGCCGACGAACTCGCCGACGCCGGCCTGCTGGTCACTTACAATGGCAAACGGTTCGACGTCCCCTTCCTCGAGGAGTCGTTCGACCTCGGCCTCGACCTCCCGCATCTGGACCTCATGTACCCCTGCCGGCGGCTGGACCTGACCGGCGGGCTCAAGCAGGTCGAGCAGGAGGTCGGGATCGACCGCGACCGGCCGGACCTGTCGGGGCGCGATGCGGTCCGGCTCTGGCACGAGTACGAGCGCGGCCGCGAGGAGGCCCTGGAGACGCTGGTCTCGTACAACCGCGACGACACCGCCAATCTCGAGCGGCTGGTCGACGTGGTGACCGACCGGCTCCACGAGGACGTCTTCGAGCCGGCGGCGGCCGACCGGTAG